The genomic segment CAATAACGCAGAAGCTTTACGTCACTTCAAATTAGCTAAACAGCAAAAAGACAATCCGGCTTATGATAAAGCGATAAAACGTATGCAGGATAAACTGTAAGGTTTACATTCGAGTTAGTCTGAAACACCGTAAGGTGTTTCAGACTGATGACAAACTTAATCAATCTGCAATTGAGAATATTCCGACCGTAAAAACGATGTTGCTCATATCACCTTGGTGCTTGAGCGGAATGTCCTCAAGGTTAATTTAAAATATACTCCAGACCCAACAACAAAAATGGCCAACCAAAGTCAGCCATTTAACAAAAAATTATACTAAAGCAGAGGATTACGCTTCTGGCGTCAAAATAGCCTCAATCGTGTCATCCTTCCGCAGGGTCAGAATCTCACAACCGGTATCAGTAACGGCAATCATGTGTTCATATTGGGCAGATAGGCTGCGATCTTTGGTTTTTACCGTCCAGCCATCGTTCATGGTACGAATACGGAAATCACCGGCGTTAACCATCGGCTCAACGGTAAAAGTCATACCTTTCTGCAATACTACGCCACCGTCATCTGCATCATAATGCAGTACCTGAGGTTCTTCATGAAACCCTTCACCAATGCCATGACCGCAATACTCTCTGACTACCGAGAAACCTTGCTTTTCAACATATTGCTGAATAGCTTTACCCAGTGTGCGCAGGCGAATACCTGGCTTAATCATTTTTAAAGCCAGATATAAACTTTCCTGAGTTACACGACACAGGCGTTCACCCAGAATGGTTTGTTTACCAACAAAATACATTTTTGAGGTATCACCATGGAAGCCATCTTTGATTACGGTAACGTCAATATTAACGATATCGCCATCTTTCAGCTTTTTGTCATCGCTGGGAATACCGTGACATACCACTTCGTTCACGGAGATACAGACAGACTTAGGAAAACCATGATACCCAAGGCAGGCAGAAACTGCTTGCTGAGTGTTGGTAATATAGTCATGACAAATACGATCCAGTTCGCCGGTAGTTACGCCAGGCTTAACGTACTGTTCGATCATTTCTAAGACTTCAGCGGCCAGACGACCAGCCACACGCATTTTTGCAATGTCTTCAGGGGTTTTGATAGAAATAGCCATAAAATTGTCCACTAATGATAGGAGTCAGCACATAACGAAGCTCAAGGGACGCAGGGTTAACTGACAACGATAATCAATTCACGATCTGAATATGGTATCAGTCCTGCAAAAGAGAACCAAATTTATCGTATTAATAACCCTTCAATAATAAGGGGTAATGTGTGTTGAAAAATAAAAAATGAAGACTGCTAACTAATACTTATTGACTAGGGTTTAATATCTGATAAATTAAGAAGGTTTGAGCGCTGTCTTTTATCTTTAGTGTGAGGTAAGAGGTTTTTAAAACCACTTAATAGTAAATTGGGCAAAGCAGGATGAGAGTACACATAGCTAAAAAGGTTGATATCAACCCCTAATCAGATACTAACAAGTATTAGATTGGGGGTTTTTTTTGATTCAAATTTCAACAGAGGAGCGAAAAATATAATGCGAGGCCAACATATTTTAGGGTTGGAACACATGTCGGTGGCGGATATCGAACGTGTGTTGAATACCGCGGATGAAATGAAAAAGGTAACTAAGCAAGACATCAAGAAATTATCTACTTTGCGCGGAAAAGCAATCGTTAACGTCTTCTTTGAAAATAGTACCAGAACACGCTCATCCTTTGAGTTGGCCGGCAAATATCTGGGTGCCGATGTGATTAATATTGCCGCCTCTACCTCCAGCGTTGCTAAGGGTGAAAGCCTGAGAGATACCCTGTTAACCGTTCAGGCAATGGGTGTTGATGCCATTGTCATGCGTCACAGTGCTGAAGGGGCCGCTCAATATGCAAC from the Limnobaculum zhutongyuii genome contains:
- the map gene encoding type I methionyl aminopeptidase → MAISIKTPEDIAKMRVAGRLAAEVLEMIEQYVKPGVTTGELDRICHDYITNTQQAVSACLGYHGFPKSVCISVNEVVCHGIPSDDKKLKDGDIVNIDVTVIKDGFHGDTSKMYFVGKQTILGERLCRVTQESLYLALKMIKPGIRLRTLGKAIQQYVEKQGFSVVREYCGHGIGEGFHEEPQVLHYDADDGGVVLQKGMTFTVEPMVNAGDFRIRTMNDGWTVKTKDRSLSAQYEHMIAVTDTGCEILTLRKDDTIEAILTPEA